AGCAATGGCTGCTGTTGCACCGTGTGAATCACCTCGAACACAACAAACTAATAGTTTTCCATTTTTTTGATATTGTTCGATCATTTCTGCTGCTAGTTGACATTGTTCAACAGATAAGGGGGACATAGCTAAAGTTGGTATAAGCGAATAATGACCAACAAAGTAATTTATTGGTAATTCAGCACAAAGATCGACAATAGAAATAAATTGATTTTCCTTTAACGTTTTTCTAGACGGTAAGCGACCAAAATAGACATTGTCACAAATTAAATCGACAGGATTATTTTTGAATGACGTTAACCGTGAATAAATCCACATGATAACGAAATAGGGTAGGAATAAAATCCTCACTGCCAGACTAAATTGCCCATTAGATTGTTTTCCAAAACCCAATGATCCAAATAATAAATAATTAGCAGATACCAATAAGAATGCACCCGATAACCATAGAAAACATAACCCTAAGCCATGAAGATAAATAGCCATAACAAACGATATTAAAAACAGAGAAAAATAAAGCAATCCCCAATGATATTGTTTAGGTGATTGTTTATTACTTAGTGGAGAAACACCGTTCTCAGGCCATAACCAAATACAAAAACATCCGACCCATAATCCAGAAAGTAAATCAAAAAAATGGTGTTGCCAAGTTGTCAACACGGATAAGCCGATTAAAAAACACCATATATGTATAATATAACGAACGACAGTAGAAGGATTGTGTGAATAGAATCGCCATAGTATCACTAATAATGTGATATGTAATGATGGCGCTTGATTATAAGGTTTATCAAATGCCATTAAAAGATCAAACAAAAGACCCAAAAAACCGTCAACAGCGGGTCGTTCAAAAGTGAATCTAAGTGGAAAAATAAGAAAACAGCTGACACAGATTATCTGTGCAGAGAAAAGCTGTAAAAAAATGTTTTTCAGTGATTTCTCGGATTTGGCTGATAGAATAGCAAAGCAATACATAAAATGTATCGACCAATAAGGTATAATTGTCCAAGACCATAATGGAATTGATGTTTCCCAGTCGAAAACCAAACTGTTTACATCACTACGTATTGAGGTTAACCAATTAGCAAAATTATAGCTAACTAAGAAAAATACAACCAAGAAAACTAAACAACATCCTTTATTAATAGTTAAATTTTTAGATTTTATTTTTAACATTATTTTATTCCAACCTATTAAATTCCTTATACAAATTAAATGATATAAATACTCTAGAGGTCAATGCAGATAATGAATTGGTGATATTTGCACTAATTACAATTTGAGTTATTTTTTATCAGTTTTTTCCTAAACATAATCTATAGCTAATCATCACAATTTAAGTTAATGTCATTGCAATCATGCTAATAGTAGTAAATGATAAATTGAATAATATTAAATAATTATCCATCTTTCGGGTTAGCGTAACTGATATTAGGTAATGAATGGGGTAATAATTGATTATCACTCAGTTCCTTATACAGTTTAGAAAATTCAGAAAAAGTTGATTTTGGTAATAAATGTGCCCGCTTAATTGTAAGATTGGCATCATACAAATTATTTATACTTTTTATACAAGGGTTAAGCAATGTCTGAAAATTAGGCTTTAAATTATAAATTAACAGC
Above is a genomic segment from Frischella perrara containing:
- a CDS encoding phosphatase PAP2/dual specificity phosphatase family protein gives rise to the protein MLKIKSKNLTINKGCCLVFLVVFFLVSYNFANWLTSIRSDVNSLVFDWETSIPLWSWTIIPYWSIHFMYCFAILSAKSEKSLKNIFLQLFSAQIICVSCFLIFPLRFTFERPAVDGFLGLLFDLLMAFDKPYNQAPSLHITLLVILWRFYSHNPSTVVRYIIHIWCFLIGLSVLTTWQHHFFDLLSGLWVGCFCIWLWPENGVSPLSNKQSPKQYHWGLLYFSLFLISFVMAIYLHGLGLCFLWLSGAFLLVSANYLLFGSLGFGKQSNGQFSLAVRILFLPYFVIMWIYSRLTSFKNNPVDLICDNVYFGRLPSRKTLKENQFISIVDLCAELPINYFVGHYSLIPTLAMSPLSVEQCQLAAEMIEQYQKNGKLLVCCVRGDSHGATAAIAWLLLTKRVANLDEAIAKLKVSRKYIVITKQQQLILKHFFEQCK